In a single window of the Anaplasma platys genome:
- the miaA gene encoding tRNA (adenosine(37)-N6)-dimethylallyltransferase MiaA — MDDLVILTGPTASGKSEVCEIISNEVACRVINCDSKQIYCDVPIITDQPTSMSCGYYRLYGYVSPSQNYSAGLWLEDAKKEIQNARQDGLLPIVIGGSGLYINALLNGLSDIPQVSKEVRDRAIDLLSTMGKDAFYEMLVKMDKNAKKLHKNNSHQILRAFEVMEQTGISIFTWRTQSARVRPFRNYKIFVLMPSREVLYSKINRRFLHMMSSAAIDEVKLLMSMNLPENLPIMRAHGVPEIVKYLSGTMGFDEAIEIAQKNTRHYAKRQCTWFRTQLPSSASYFADKHQLAQHIIRLYT, encoded by the coding sequence ATGGATGATTTGGTGATTCTAACGGGCCCGACAGCATCGGGGAAATCGGAAGTATGTGAGATAATCTCCAATGAGGTTGCCTGTAGGGTAATTAACTGCGATTCAAAGCAAATTTACTGCGATGTGCCAATAATCACCGACCAGCCCACGTCTATGTCTTGTGGCTACTATCGCCTTTATGGATACGTTTCTCCAAGTCAAAACTACTCAGCAGGGTTATGGCTTGAAGATGCTAAGAAAGAAATACAGAATGCCAGGCAGGATGGACTCCTTCCTATAGTCATCGGAGGCAGCGGCCTGTACATCAACGCCCTCCTTAATGGCCTGTCTGACATACCGCAGGTAAGCAAAGAGGTCCGCGATAGGGCTATAGATCTACTGTCAACAATGGGAAAAGATGCATTCTATGAAATGCTAGTCAAAATGGACAAAAACGCAAAAAAGCTTCATAAAAACAATTCTCACCAAATTCTGAGAGCGTTTGAAGTTATGGAGCAGACCGGGATATCAATTTTTACGTGGCGCACGCAGTCTGCTAGAGTTAGGCCATTCAGAAACTATAAAATCTTCGTGCTGATGCCCTCCAGGGAAGTCTTATACAGCAAAATTAATCGTCGATTTCTGCACATGATGAGCTCTGCAGCTATAGACGAAGTGAAGCTTTTAATGTCAATGAACCTCCCAGAAAACCTGCCCATAATGAGAGCACATGGAGTACCAGAGATTGTAAAATACTTGTCGGGAACAATGGGCTTTGATGAGGCCATAGAAATCGCACAGAAGAATACGCGCCACTATGCCAAAAGACAGTGCACCTGGTTCCGCACCCAGCTACCATCAAGCGCGTCGTACTTCGCGGACAAACATCAGCTGGCGCAACATATTATCAGACTATACACCTGA
- a CDS encoding DNA recombination protein RmuC: MILNVTASTMAMLVVEGAIVSFITYLILVKTRVPRQFCVDLEAEKADCVRRLQDGERENEFLRQEVNSLNKELQAVRDKALVLDIEKKNLENNQLQLDSYFKAVDEQYKLHFENLANRIFDEKMDKFSKISKEGIDVLLAPVKENMDTLKKELEEAFVRHGKEQFSLKNEIQRIVLANERITLQAENLASALKGDTKMQGCWGEVILEKVLEDSGLRKDQDYKVQSTGMALQGVTGGRQFPDVVVLLPEGKHIVVDSKVSLVHYERYCSEKQDERVRMTYLKQFVHSVRSHVNDLAGKRYSDIEGINAPDFVLMFIPIESAYFLMLRADSELHGYAWCKKIVIVCPSTLLATLRTIESLWRLERQNRNTMEIARQGGALYDKIAGFVEDMRKLGKQLDAASGVYRESMKKLSEGHGNILSRTKNLKSLGVKTSKNLELESTDG; encoded by the coding sequence ATGATTCTTAATGTTACCGCGTCAACGATGGCTATGCTGGTTGTCGAAGGGGCGATAGTGTCCTTCATCACCTACTTAATATTGGTAAAGACTAGGGTGCCTAGGCAGTTTTGTGTAGATCTGGAAGCGGAAAAGGCAGATTGTGTCAGGAGATTGCAAGATGGGGAAAGGGAAAACGAATTTTTGCGTCAAGAGGTGAATTCGCTAAACAAAGAACTGCAGGCTGTGCGAGATAAGGCCTTGGTGCTTGATATTGAGAAAAAGAATCTTGAGAACAACCAGCTACAGCTAGATTCCTACTTCAAGGCTGTGGATGAGCAGTATAAGCTGCATTTTGAGAACCTTGCTAACCGGATATTTGATGAAAAGATGGACAAGTTTAGTAAGATTTCCAAGGAAGGGATAGATGTTCTTCTAGCTCCGGTGAAGGAGAACATGGATACCTTGAAGAAGGAACTCGAAGAAGCATTTGTGCGTCACGGTAAGGAGCAGTTCTCCCTCAAAAACGAGATCCAACGGATAGTATTGGCCAATGAAAGAATAACCTTGCAGGCAGAAAACCTGGCTAGTGCGTTAAAGGGTGATACAAAAATGCAAGGTTGTTGGGGAGAAGTTATTTTAGAGAAGGTTTTGGAAGACTCAGGACTGAGGAAAGATCAGGATTATAAGGTGCAAAGCACCGGAATGGCTCTTCAGGGTGTAACGGGCGGAAGGCAGTTTCCCGATGTTGTGGTACTCTTGCCGGAAGGTAAGCATATAGTGGTGGATTCTAAAGTGTCTTTGGTGCACTACGAAAGGTACTGTTCGGAAAAGCAGGATGAGAGAGTAAGGATGACGTACCTCAAACAGTTTGTGCACTCGGTAAGATCGCACGTGAATGACTTGGCTGGTAAAAGATATTCCGACATTGAGGGCATAAATGCCCCGGATTTTGTTCTGATGTTTATTCCTATAGAGAGTGCATATTTTCTCATGCTGCGCGCTGATTCAGAGCTGCACGGATATGCGTGGTGCAAGAAGATAGTTATAGTCTGTCCTTCAACATTACTTGCCACTCTCAGGACTATAGAATCCCTGTGGAGACTTGAAAGACAGAATCGAAACACCATGGAGATTGCCCGTCAAGGAGGGGCCCTTTACGACAAAATAGCAGGCTTTGTGGAAGATATGCGCAAGCTTGGAAAACAGCTTGATGCTGCGAGCGGCGTGTATCGGGAAAGCATGAAGAAACTTTCAGAAGGACATGGAAATATATTGTCTAGAACTAAAAATCTCAAGAGTCTTGGAGTCAAGACGTCAAAGAACTTGGAGCTTGAATCTACTGATGGCTAG
- a CDS encoding acyl-CoA carboxylase subunit beta: MSSAVLQELENKRSQLMLGGGVARIEKQHSRGRLTARERLDVLLDRDSFQEYGVFVEHRAVNFGMDTTKVAGDGVVAGSGTVYGQKVCVYSQDFTTFGGSLSEMNAKKICHVFDTAAKAGVPVIGINDSGGARIQEGVDSLAGYGEIFQRNVDMSGVVPQISVIMGSCAGGAVYSPALTDFTFMIKGSCMFVTGPDVIKKVTFEDVTQEELGGASVHARKTGVADLAFNDEIDALVQVRRFLSFLPPNNRSSPKFRVTSDPVNRESPSLNTLVPQNSNVPYDMYELIVKVCDEGYFFEIKPDYAKNVIVGFGRIGGHAVGIVANQPMHLAGCLDIDSSRKAARFVRFCDAFNIPIVTLIDVPGFLPGVFQEYSGIICHGAKLLYAYAEATVPKISVIVRKAYGGAYIVMNSRHLRGDINYAWPSAEVAVMGAEGAVGIIFRREQDQERLKQLILEYNSKVVNPYVAASRGYIDDVVVPSSTRERIHAALSLLRDKKVDRVWRKHDNLPL; this comes from the coding sequence ATGAGTTCTGCGGTACTGCAAGAATTGGAGAATAAAAGATCTCAACTCATGCTTGGTGGTGGTGTTGCTAGGATAGAAAAACAACATAGTCGAGGAAGGTTAACCGCCAGAGAGAGGCTTGATGTTCTACTTGATCGTGATTCATTCCAAGAGTACGGGGTTTTTGTGGAACACAGAGCTGTAAATTTTGGCATGGATACCACAAAGGTCGCAGGTGATGGAGTTGTAGCAGGTAGTGGCACGGTTTATGGTCAAAAGGTCTGTGTTTACTCCCAGGACTTTACTACTTTTGGTGGGTCTCTCAGCGAAATGAACGCGAAGAAGATCTGCCATGTGTTTGATACTGCAGCTAAGGCAGGTGTTCCTGTTATTGGTATAAATGATTCGGGGGGAGCTCGGATACAGGAAGGTGTGGACTCGCTTGCGGGATACGGGGAGATTTTCCAGCGTAATGTGGACATGTCAGGGGTTGTGCCGCAGATATCGGTGATCATGGGTTCGTGCGCCGGTGGGGCTGTTTATTCCCCAGCACTTACAGATTTTACATTCATGATCAAGGGTTCGTGCATGTTTGTTACGGGGCCTGATGTGATCAAGAAGGTGACCTTTGAAGATGTCACACAGGAAGAATTAGGTGGTGCTTCTGTGCATGCCCGCAAAACCGGGGTTGCTGACCTTGCATTCAACGATGAAATTGATGCTTTAGTCCAGGTTAGGAGGTTTTTGTCGTTTCTTCCGCCTAACAACAGGAGTTCTCCGAAGTTTCGCGTCACTTCCGATCCGGTGAACCGGGAGAGTCCTTCTTTGAACACGCTTGTTCCTCAGAATAGTAACGTTCCTTATGACATGTATGAGTTGATTGTCAAGGTATGTGATGAGGGCTATTTCTTTGAGATTAAGCCAGATTATGCCAAGAATGTGATTGTTGGCTTTGGGCGAATAGGAGGGCATGCTGTTGGTATAGTCGCTAATCAGCCAATGCATCTGGCGGGATGTTTGGATATAGATTCGTCAAGAAAGGCCGCGAGGTTTGTAAGGTTCTGCGACGCTTTTAATATACCCATAGTCACTTTAATAGATGTTCCGGGGTTTTTGCCAGGGGTTTTTCAGGAGTATTCTGGGATTATATGCCATGGGGCAAAACTTTTATACGCATATGCGGAAGCTACCGTACCTAAGATAAGCGTCATCGTGCGTAAGGCTTATGGAGGGGCGTATATAGTGATGAACTCTAGGCACCTGCGTGGTGATATAAACTATGCTTGGCCAAGCGCTGAAGTAGCTGTGATGGGCGCTGAGGGTGCTGTTGGCATCATATTTCGTCGTGAGCAAGATCAGGAACGTCTTAAGCAGCTGATTCTTGAGTACAACAGCAAGGTTGTGAACCCTTATGTGGCGGCATCGAGAGGTTATATAGATGATGTTGTTGTGCCATCATCCACCAGGGAGCGTATCCATGCTGCCTTGAGTTTGCTTCGTGATAAAAAGGTTGATCGTGTATGGCGTAAACATGATAACCTGCCGCTATAG
- the argB gene encoding acetylglutamate kinase yields the protein MKFQNVSEGAGGKQGLDSDAGQGSGNERWVKEAQALSESIKCIQQFSGETFVVKYDGVAMQDLKLAESFANDVVLLKQVGINPIVVHGGNHRVEEALKKFGRQDGVFVNDFRVVDSEILEITEMVLSGIVNKEIVQLISNNGGYAVGISGKDANLIEAKKVCFTERGGQPNNVEKIMDIGYVGEPNHVNTDLLFFLEESDFIPVIAPICSGSNGTTHVVNPDLVAGAIASSLAAEKLIILTDNAEDITDMQRGSDVLSDSADQVERLLNDGMVSESMVQRIHTCVKFARETCGTAHVVHGAKPHVLLAELFTTHGTGARICSNFCKD from the coding sequence ATGAAGTTTCAAAATGTATCTGAAGGTGCCGGCGGAAAACAGGGACTTGATTCTGATGCAGGACAGGGTTCCGGAAATGAGCGGTGGGTAAAGGAAGCACAGGCCCTTTCAGAGTCTATAAAGTGTATTCAACAATTCTCTGGTGAAACCTTCGTTGTCAAATATGACGGTGTTGCCATGCAGGATCTGAAACTGGCTGAGAGCTTTGCCAACGATGTTGTGCTTCTGAAGCAAGTGGGCATCAATCCAATAGTAGTGCACGGTGGAAACCATAGGGTAGAAGAGGCGCTGAAAAAATTCGGCCGTCAAGATGGTGTTTTCGTAAACGATTTTCGCGTCGTAGATTCTGAGATTTTAGAAATAACGGAGATGGTCCTTTCTGGGATTGTCAATAAAGAGATTGTGCAGTTAATAAGCAATAACGGCGGGTATGCCGTTGGTATAAGCGGTAAAGATGCGAATCTGATAGAAGCAAAGAAGGTGTGCTTTACAGAGCGTGGTGGCCAGCCTAATAACGTAGAAAAAATAATGGATATTGGGTACGTGGGAGAGCCTAACCACGTCAACACTGACCTTTTGTTTTTTCTCGAAGAATCCGATTTTATCCCAGTGATAGCGCCGATTTGCAGTGGATCTAATGGTACGACGCATGTGGTCAATCCCGATTTAGTAGCAGGTGCTATAGCATCCTCATTGGCGGCGGAGAAGCTTATTATCTTGACTGATAATGCCGAGGATATTACGGATATGCAACGCGGCAGTGATGTGCTTTCTGATTCTGCTGATCAGGTGGAAAGGTTACTAAATGATGGTATGGTTTCCGAGTCTATGGTGCAGCGTATTCACACCTGTGTTAAATTTGCGCGTGAAACCTGTGGCACTGCACATGTTGTTCATGGGGCTAAGCCGCATGTGTTGCTAGCTGAGCTGTTTACCACTCATGGAACTGGCGCAAGGATCTGCAGTAATTTTTGCAAGGACTAG
- the nuoF gene encoding NADH-quinone oxidoreductase subunit NuoF: MREEDAIFTNLAGRESPYLEAARKRGAWSNTKELLDLGRGRIIQEVKDSGLRGRGGAGFSTGLKWSFMPKNLPEGSKAYLIVNADESEPGTCKDRDIIRYDPHKILEGILLAGFAMGVTASYIYIRGEFYNEYTVLQKALEEAYEQGLLGKNACKSGYDLDVYIHRGAGAYICGEESAQMESIEGRKGMPRLKPPFPAAVGLYGAPTTINNVETIATVGDILRRGASWFSSLGIPNNTGTKIFCISGHVNKPCNVEEELGIPMRELIEKHAGGVIGGWDNLLAVIPGGSSVPMLPKHICDEITMDFDALRAAKSGLGTAGLIVMDKSTDLVEAIERLAAFYMHESCGQCSPCREGTGWMWRLMRKIVDGTAEEDEIDKLLDVASQIEGHTICALADAAVWPIQGLFRHFRSMVVERIRSSQRHRRIASGG; the protein is encoded by the coding sequence GTGAGAGAAGAAGACGCTATATTTACTAATCTTGCAGGTAGGGAAAGCCCTTATTTGGAAGCTGCCAGGAAGCGCGGTGCGTGGAGCAATACCAAGGAGCTTCTTGATCTGGGGCGAGGGAGGATTATTCAAGAAGTGAAAGATTCTGGCCTGCGTGGCAGAGGTGGTGCAGGCTTTTCTACAGGGTTGAAGTGGAGCTTTATGCCCAAGAACCTGCCTGAGGGTTCGAAAGCGTACCTGATAGTGAATGCCGATGAGTCAGAGCCAGGAACCTGCAAAGATAGGGACATAATCAGGTATGATCCCCATAAGATTCTTGAAGGTATCCTTCTGGCGGGGTTCGCTATGGGAGTTACCGCCTCTTATATATACATAAGAGGAGAGTTTTATAACGAATACACGGTTCTACAGAAGGCTCTAGAAGAGGCTTATGAGCAAGGCTTGCTCGGAAAGAATGCCTGCAAATCTGGTTATGATCTCGATGTTTACATACACAGGGGAGCGGGGGCATATATTTGCGGTGAAGAAAGTGCCCAGATGGAATCTATTGAGGGACGCAAGGGTATGCCGCGTCTTAAGCCGCCCTTTCCAGCAGCTGTGGGTCTTTATGGTGCGCCAACTACCATCAATAATGTCGAGACCATTGCTACTGTGGGAGATATTTTGCGTAGAGGGGCGAGCTGGTTTTCCTCTCTAGGTATCCCCAATAACACAGGGACGAAGATTTTTTGTATATCAGGTCACGTCAACAAGCCATGTAATGTGGAAGAAGAGTTGGGGATCCCCATGAGGGAGCTCATAGAGAAGCACGCAGGCGGCGTTATAGGAGGGTGGGATAACCTGTTAGCAGTTATTCCAGGAGGCTCTTCGGTTCCAATGTTGCCTAAGCATATATGCGATGAAATAACTATGGATTTTGATGCTTTAAGAGCCGCTAAGTCAGGTTTGGGTACTGCAGGCTTGATAGTAATGGACAAATCCACCGATCTTGTAGAGGCAATAGAGAGGCTGGCTGCTTTTTATATGCATGAATCTTGCGGGCAGTGTAGCCCATGTCGTGAAGGGACGGGTTGGATGTGGCGACTGATGCGAAAAATAGTTGATGGCACTGCTGAAGAGGATGAGATAGACAAGCTACTAGATGTGGCATCACAGATCGAAGGGCACACCATTTGCGCTCTTGCAGATGCAGCAGTATGGCCAATCCAAGGCCTATTTAGGCATTTTCGGTCGATGGTTGTTGAGAGAATCAGGTCATCACAGCGTCACAGGCGCATTGCATCTGGGGGATAG
- the mutM gene encoding bifunctional DNA-formamidopyrimidine glycosylase/DNA-(apurinic or apyrimidinic site) lyase, with the protein MPELPEVEIVARFLASKVLGKRVDSVTVNRRDLRIEVPADFGQLVLGREVVSVYRVAKYLAMQLDSGDIMVFHLGMSGRLLHVGAYIAEKHDHVVFTLNDGCFMVFNDPRRFGLVSVMNEKSFSNMLSKSGPDPFSPAFNVDYIMGIHGNAKIKPALMRGEVVAGIGNIYASEILFRASVLPDREIRTISRVECEAIVAATKNTLELAIATGGSTIKDYRAPSGDVGRFPMHFKVYNRAGKGCYQCGTAIEVDRQCGRSTFFCMKCQK; encoded by the coding sequence ATGCCGGAACTACCGGAAGTGGAGATAGTAGCGCGATTTCTAGCCAGCAAGGTACTGGGCAAGAGGGTCGATAGCGTCACTGTTAACAGAAGGGACTTACGAATAGAAGTTCCTGCAGATTTTGGGCAATTGGTTTTGGGGCGTGAAGTAGTTTCTGTATACAGGGTTGCTAAGTATTTGGCTATGCAGCTGGATTCCGGTGATATTATGGTCTTTCACCTGGGGATGAGTGGCAGGCTTTTACATGTAGGCGCTTACATTGCGGAGAAGCATGACCATGTTGTTTTCACGCTGAACGATGGCTGTTTTATGGTTTTCAACGATCCACGTAGGTTTGGTTTAGTTTCGGTGATGAATGAAAAATCTTTTAGCAATATGCTCTCCAAGTCAGGGCCTGATCCTTTTTCGCCTGCTTTTAACGTAGACTATATAATGGGTATTCATGGTAATGCGAAGATCAAACCAGCTCTAATGCGGGGCGAAGTTGTTGCCGGGATAGGGAATATCTATGCGTCCGAGATCCTATTTAGAGCTTCCGTGCTGCCTGATAGGGAAATACGTACTATTTCGCGTGTCGAATGTGAGGCAATAGTCGCTGCAACCAAAAACACGCTGGAGCTTGCTATAGCTACTGGTGGTTCCACAATAAAGGACTATCGTGCTCCCTCTGGTGATGTCGGGAGGTTTCCAATGCACTTTAAAGTATATAACCGGGCTGGGAAAGGCTGTTATCAATGTGGAACTGCTATAGAGGTTGATCGTCAGTGTGGCAGAAGCACGTTTTTTTGTATGAAATGCCAAAAGTAG
- the yihA gene encoding ribosome biogenesis GTP-binding protein YihA/YsxC, giving the protein MLFGCKFFAGVKDKEGFPRLNVPEIAFAGRSNVGKSSLINAVTRNKRNAKTSSNPGSTRQINFYLNQGIVALVDLPGYGYSKASKEEIAGYLGVMEHYLLSREALQRLFLLIDSRIGLKDTDRDFLGWLEEHGVHHSVVLTKSDKLSEREISAMASFVQGQIGESRFLAHPVMYVSSRSGRGIKELVNEVSKCI; this is encoded by the coding sequence ATGTTATTCGGTTGTAAATTCTTTGCGGGGGTCAAGGACAAGGAGGGTTTTCCTCGCCTTAATGTCCCCGAAATAGCGTTTGCAGGGCGTTCAAACGTGGGGAAGTCCAGCCTAATAAATGCGGTGACAAGGAATAAGCGAAATGCAAAAACCTCTTCCAATCCCGGTTCCACAAGGCAAATAAATTTCTACTTAAATCAAGGCATAGTGGCTTTGGTTGATTTACCTGGATATGGATACTCCAAGGCATCAAAAGAGGAAATAGCAGGATATTTAGGGGTTATGGAACACTATTTGCTTAGCAGGGAAGCTTTACAGCGGCTTTTTTTGCTTATAGATTCTAGGATTGGTCTCAAGGACACAGATAGGGATTTTCTAGGTTGGTTGGAAGAACATGGGGTTCATCACAGTGTAGTTCTTACGAAATCTGATAAACTCTCTGAGAGAGAGATAAGTGCCATGGCATCTTTCGTACAGGGCCAGATCGGGGAAAGTCGTTTTTTGGCACATCCCGTAATGTATGTGAGTAGTAGATCTGGAAGGGGAATAAAGGAGTTGGTAAATGAAGTTTCAAAATGTATCTGA
- the hemF gene encoding oxygen-dependent coproporphyrinogen oxidase, producing MDEKKDEVSRWFSSIRDRIVDEFFVIESEFSDKVPDVSRRSWQRDGGGGGESVILRGSVFEKAGVNFSVVHGKMGENFSTEIPGAVESGGQFWASGVSVVAHMCSPHVPAIHMNTRFICTAKSWFGGGIDLTPMYSNDDDTSFFHDNLRAMCDLFDNQYYGKFKANCEEYFYLPHRKEPRGVGGIFYDYLQKDFDRDFSFTRAVGECFLSVYPAIVKKRMYKRWTEEEREHQLIKRGRYVEFNLLYDRGTRFGIMTNGDPDALMMSMPPVVKW from the coding sequence ATGGATGAGAAAAAAGACGAAGTTTCCCGGTGGTTTTCGAGCATAAGAGACAGAATAGTCGACGAGTTTTTTGTTATCGAGTCTGAGTTTTCTGACAAAGTTCCTGATGTGAGCCGCAGAAGTTGGCAAAGAGATGGCGGCGGTGGTGGGGAGTCAGTGATATTGCGCGGATCCGTCTTTGAAAAGGCAGGGGTGAACTTTTCTGTTGTACACGGGAAAATGGGGGAAAATTTCTCCACTGAGATTCCGGGTGCAGTAGAAAGTGGTGGCCAGTTTTGGGCAAGTGGGGTTTCGGTAGTTGCTCATATGTGTTCTCCTCATGTGCCGGCCATACACATGAACACTAGATTCATATGTACCGCTAAAAGCTGGTTTGGTGGGGGAATAGACCTTACACCTATGTACAGCAACGACGATGACACATCCTTTTTTCACGATAACTTGCGTGCGATGTGTGATCTATTTGACAACCAATACTACGGCAAGTTTAAGGCAAATTGTGAAGAGTATTTCTATTTGCCACACAGAAAAGAGCCCAGGGGCGTTGGTGGAATATTTTACGATTACCTACAGAAAGATTTTGACCGAGACTTTTCGTTTACCCGTGCTGTGGGGGAATGCTTCCTCTCGGTTTACCCTGCTATCGTGAAGAAGAGGATGTACAAGAGGTGGACTGAAGAGGAGCGTGAGCATCAACTGATAAAGCGTGGCAGATATGTGGAATTCAATCTGCTATATGACAGGGGCACTAGGTTTGGGATCATGACCAACGGCGATCCAGATGCTTTAATGATGTCGATGCCCCCGGTGGTCAAGTGGTGA
- the prfA gene encoding peptide chain release factor 1: MSFENSLEGLSEKFRVLKQQLSDPEVLGSQQYVAASREYSDLQPIMALVEKYQAVQDEILDLEELANSADTDTELRNMAREESHAKQKLLPKLRHALQLALLPKDKDDDRNAILEIRAGTGGEEAALFAYNLYKMYIKYAERKNWKVEPINISTTGIGGYKEASLSIGGKSVFARLKFESGVHRVQRVPETESSGRLHTSAATVAVLPEVEEVDLKIDEKDLRIDVYRSSGPGGQSVNTTDSAVRITHIPTGIVVIQQDEKSQHKNKNKALKVLRARLYDMEKRKIDDEISKMRKSQIGSGDRSERIRTYNFLQSRITDHRINLTSYRLDYVMREGDLDEFIDALIAEDQANKLKHIAD, encoded by the coding sequence ATGAGCTTTGAAAACAGCCTGGAGGGGTTGTCTGAGAAATTTCGCGTCTTGAAACAGCAGCTTTCGGATCCGGAAGTCTTGGGGTCACAACAATACGTCGCTGCGTCACGCGAGTATTCTGATTTGCAGCCAATCATGGCTCTGGTAGAAAAATACCAGGCAGTGCAAGACGAAATTCTGGATCTGGAAGAGCTGGCAAACTCCGCTGACACGGACACAGAACTACGCAACATGGCCAGAGAAGAGTCGCATGCAAAGCAGAAGCTCTTGCCGAAGTTGAGACACGCGTTACAGCTTGCGCTGCTACCTAAGGATAAAGACGACGATAGAAACGCCATCCTGGAAATCAGGGCAGGAACTGGTGGAGAAGAAGCGGCACTCTTCGCTTACAATCTCTACAAGATGTACATAAAGTACGCCGAGAGAAAAAATTGGAAGGTCGAGCCAATTAACATCTCAACCACAGGCATAGGAGGCTATAAGGAAGCTTCGCTCAGTATCGGTGGAAAGAGCGTCTTTGCACGCCTAAAGTTCGAATCCGGAGTCCACCGGGTACAGAGGGTACCAGAAACCGAATCCTCTGGGCGGTTACACACTTCGGCAGCAACAGTAGCTGTATTACCTGAGGTAGAAGAGGTCGATTTAAAAATAGATGAAAAGGATCTAAGGATAGACGTCTACCGATCTAGTGGTCCTGGTGGCCAGTCAGTCAACACTACCGACAGTGCAGTGCGCATAACACACATACCCACTGGTATTGTTGTAATTCAACAGGATGAAAAGTCACAGCACAAGAATAAGAACAAGGCCTTGAAAGTTTTGCGGGCTAGACTGTACGACATGGAAAAGCGTAAGATAGACGACGAAATATCCAAGATGAGGAAGAGCCAGATCGGTTCTGGTGACAGGTCTGAACGCATCAGAACATATAACTTCTTACAATCAAGAATTACAGACCACAGAATTAACCTCACATCATACAGGCTAGACTATGTCATGAGGGAAGGAGACCTCGATGAGTTTATCGACGCACTGATAGCTGAGGACCAGGCGAACAAACTGAAACACATTGCAGATTAG
- the serS gene encoding serine--tRNA ligase produces the protein MHDIDFIKNNPSIFDKAMESRGLLPIAGEIIELDNTRRQLLSELYALREQRNIIAKEVPLLMKKGLDCAQHVENSKSISSSIKTLEERLRDDRKLVDILHNLPNIPDDRVPLGKTADDNVEVRTCGKKRDFTFSIKPHYELGENLNLMDFRRATTLSGSRFSILSGQLAKIERSLANFMLEMHTQEFGYREIFHQALVNDQAMFNVGQLPKFALDSFKTTNDMRLVPTSEVILTNLVAESSVPYSSLPLRFTAYSQCFRAEAGSAGLDTRGMIRQHQFSKVELVSITEANQSDSELERMLHIAETVLSRLELPYRTMLLCSGDMGFSASMTYDIEVWMPAQNKYREVSSCSNCKDFQARRMTAKCFRVENQNKISSLVHTLNGSALAIGRTIAAILENYQNPDGSIAVPDALRKYMDTDKIVPSLPLP, from the coding sequence ATGCACGATATCGACTTCATAAAAAATAATCCTTCTATTTTTGATAAGGCGATGGAATCACGCGGGCTTTTGCCTATAGCTGGAGAGATAATAGAGTTGGATAACACAAGACGTCAGCTGCTGTCTGAGTTGTATGCTCTCAGAGAACAACGAAACATTATCGCCAAGGAAGTTCCCTTACTAATGAAAAAGGGCTTGGATTGCGCGCAACACGTTGAAAATTCCAAAAGCATCTCCAGCTCCATAAAAACTCTCGAAGAGCGTTTACGTGATGACAGAAAGCTTGTAGATATCCTGCACAACCTGCCCAACATTCCCGATGACAGAGTACCGTTAGGAAAGACTGCTGACGACAACGTTGAAGTGCGCACCTGTGGAAAAAAAAGAGACTTTACCTTCAGCATAAAACCACACTATGAACTGGGTGAGAATTTAAACCTCATGGACTTCCGCAGAGCTACCACGTTGTCAGGATCCAGATTTTCAATACTCAGTGGTCAGCTTGCTAAGATAGAAAGAAGCTTGGCCAATTTTATGCTGGAGATGCACACCCAAGAATTCGGCTATCGCGAAATATTTCACCAGGCTCTGGTTAATGACCAGGCTATGTTTAATGTTGGGCAACTGCCAAAATTTGCTCTAGATTCCTTTAAAACCACCAATGACATGCGTTTGGTCCCTACCAGCGAAGTTATTCTGACAAATCTGGTTGCCGAGAGTAGTGTCCCTTATAGCTCATTGCCCTTACGATTCACCGCATACTCCCAGTGCTTTAGAGCTGAGGCAGGAAGTGCTGGGTTAGACACCCGCGGCATGATCCGACAACATCAATTCAGCAAGGTAGAACTGGTAAGCATCACTGAAGCCAACCAATCCGACTCAGAGCTAGAAAGGATGCTCCACATCGCAGAAACAGTTCTTAGCCGTCTTGAATTACCCTACAGAACAATGTTGCTATGCTCCGGTGATATGGGATTCTCCGCCAGCATGACGTATGACATAGAAGTGTGGATGCCCGCCCAAAATAAATATAGAGAAGTATCTAGTTGCTCAAATTGTAAGGACTTCCAGGCAAGAAGAATGACAGCAAAGTGTTTTCGTGTAGAAAACCAAAACAAAATTTCCTCTCTCGTCCACACTTTGAACGGTTCTGCTTTGGCAATAGGCCGCACCATAGCTGCAATTTTGGAAAATTATCAAAACCCCGACGGCTCAATCGCAGTACCAGATGCCCTAAGGAAGTACATGGACACCGACAAAATAGTCCCTTCTCTCCCCCTACCATAA